A section of the Streptomyces sp. SLBN-118 genome encodes:
- a CDS encoding citrate synthase — MSDNSVVLRYADGEYTYPVVESTVGDKGFDIGKLRANTGLVTLDSGYGNTAAYKSAITYLDGEQGILRYRGYPIEQLAERSTFLEVGYLLINGELPTVDELAAFKGEITQHTLLHEDVKRFFGGFPRDAHPMAMLSSVVSALSTFYQDSHNPFDEKQRHLSTVRLLAKLPTIAAYAYKKSIGHPFVYPRNDLGYVENFLRMTFSVPAQEYDLDPVVVSALDKLLILHADHEQNCSTSTVRLVGSSQANMFASISAGISALWGPLHGGANQSVLEMLEGIQANGGDVDSFIRKVKNREDGVRLMGFGHRVYKSFDPRAKIIKAAAHDVLSALGKSDELLDIALKLEEHALSDDYFVSRNLYPNVDFYTGLIYRAMGFPTEMFTVLFALGRLPGWIAQWHEMIKEPGSRIGRPRQIYTGEVLRDFVPVESR, encoded by the coding sequence GTGAGCGACAACTCTGTAGTACTGCGGTACGCGGACGGTGAATACACCTACCCGGTGGTCGAGAGCACCGTCGGTGACAAGGGCTTCGACATCGGGAAGCTCCGAGCCAATACCGGCCTGGTCACCCTGGACAGCGGATACGGCAATACCGCCGCCTATAAATCCGCGATCACTTACCTCGACGGCGAGCAGGGCATCCTGCGCTACCGCGGCTACCCGATCGAGCAGCTGGCCGAGCGCTCCACCTTCCTCGAGGTCGGATACCTGCTGATCAACGGCGAGCTTCCGACGGTCGACGAGCTGGCGGCCTTCAAGGGTGAGATCACCCAGCACACGCTGCTCCACGAGGACGTCAAGCGGTTCTTCGGCGGGTTCCCGCGCGACGCACACCCGATGGCGATGCTGTCCTCGGTGGTCAGCGCGCTGTCGACGTTCTACCAGGACAGCCACAACCCGTTCGACGAGAAGCAGCGTCACCTCTCCACCGTCCGGCTGCTCGCCAAGCTGCCGACGATCGCGGCGTACGCGTACAAGAAGTCGATCGGCCACCCCTTCGTCTACCCGCGCAATGACCTCGGGTACGTGGAGAACTTCCTGCGGATGACCTTCTCGGTCCCGGCCCAGGAGTACGACCTGGACCCGGTCGTGGTCTCGGCGCTCGACAAGCTGCTGATCCTGCATGCCGACCACGAGCAGAACTGTTCGACCTCCACCGTGCGTCTGGTCGGCTCCTCGCAGGCGAACATGTTCGCCTCCATCTCCGCCGGTATCAGCGCCCTGTGGGGCCCGCTGCACGGTGGCGCCAACCAGTCGGTGCTGGAGATGCTCGAGGGCATCCAGGCCAACGGCGGCGACGTGGACTCCTTCATCCGCAAGGTGAAGAACAGGGAGGACGGCGTCCGCCTGATGGGCTTCGGCCACCGCGTCTACAAGAGCTTCGACCCCCGCGCGAAGATCATCAAGGCGGCGGCGCACGATGTCCTCTCGGCGCTCGGCAAGTCCGACGAGCTGCTGGACATCGCGCTCAAGCTGGAGGAGCACGCGCTCTCCGACGACTACTTCGTCTCGCGCAACCTCTACCCGAACGTGGACTTCTACACCGGTCTGATCTACCGGGCCATGGGCTTCCCGACCGAGATGTTCACCGTGCTCTTCGCACTCGGCCGTCTTCCGGGCTGGATCGCCCAGTGGCACGAGATGATCAAGGAGCCGGGTTCCCGCATCGGCCGTCCGCGCCAGATCTACACCGGCGAGGTCCTCCGCGACTTCGTCCCGGTCGAGTCCCGCTGA
- a CDS encoding heavy-metal-associated domain-containing protein — protein MTAETNTETAQATGSCCSSTGSCHDGAADVQIGGVTAVYRVTGMTCGHCEGAVTAEISELTGVTSVKAVAATGQVTVVSDAPLEESAVRAAVDEAGYELVGQA, from the coding sequence ATGACCGCCGAGACGAACACCGAGACCGCCCAGGCGACCGGCTCCTGCTGCTCGTCGACCGGCTCCTGTCACGACGGCGCGGCCGACGTGCAGATCGGCGGCGTCACCGCCGTTTACCGGGTCACCGGCATGACCTGCGGCCACTGTGAAGGCGCCGTCACCGCCGAGATCTCCGAGCTCACCGGCGTCACCTCGGTGAAGGCGGTCGCCGCGACCGGCCAGGTGACGGTCGTCTCCGATGCCCCGCTGGAGGAGAGCGCCGTGCGCGCGGCCGTCGACGAGGCCGGGTACGAACTCGTCGGCCAGGCCTGA
- a CDS encoding sugar phosphate isomerase/epimerase, translated as MTVKQLPLPELTKACGALGIGGVGLWREPVQAYGVDAAAQLVRDAGLTVTSLCRGGFLTATDPAERARALADNHTAIDEAAALGTDTLILVSGGLPPGSRDLPAARSRIADALSVLAPYAGERGVRLAIEPLHPMFASDRCVVSTLTQALDLAEHFPSDQVGVVVDTYHTWWDDTAPLAVARAGTSGRIHGFQLADWVTPLPAGVLNGRGRLGDGVVDLRAWRERVEAAGYGGPIEVELFNEGLWARDGVEVLRETVARYVEYVA; from the coding sequence ATGACCGTCAAACAGCTGCCCCTGCCCGAACTCACCAAGGCGTGCGGCGCCCTGGGCATCGGCGGGGTCGGCCTCTGGCGCGAACCGGTCCAGGCGTACGGAGTCGACGCGGCCGCCCAGCTCGTACGGGACGCGGGGCTCACGGTCACCAGCCTGTGCCGCGGCGGTTTCCTCACCGCGACCGACCCGGCGGAAAGGGCCCGCGCCCTGGCCGACAACCACACGGCGATCGACGAGGCGGCGGCACTCGGCACGGACACCCTGATCCTGGTCTCGGGCGGCCTCCCACCGGGCAGCCGGGACCTGCCGGCGGCACGGTCGCGCATCGCGGACGCCCTGTCGGTCCTGGCTCCCTACGCGGGGGAGCGGGGCGTGCGGCTGGCGATCGAGCCGCTGCACCCGATGTTCGCGTCGGATCGCTGCGTGGTCTCCACGCTGACCCAGGCCCTGGACCTGGCGGAACACTTCCCGTCGGACCAGGTGGGCGTGGTGGTGGACACGTACCACACATGGTGGGACGACACGGCCCCGCTGGCCGTGGCCCGCGCGGGCACGTCCGGCCGCATCCACGGCTTCCAACTGGCGGACTGGGTCACCCCGTTGCCGGCCGGGGTCCTGAACGGCAGGGGCCGGCTGGGCGACGGGGTGGTGGACCTGCGCGCGTGGCGGGAGCGGGTGGAAGCGGCGGGGTACGGGGGGCCGATCGAAGTGGAGCTGTTCAACGAGGGGTTGTGGGCGCGGGACGGGGTGGAGGTGCTGCGGGAGACGGTGGCGCGGTACGTGGAGTACGTGGCGTAG
- a CDS encoding ATP-dependent RecD-like DNA helicase encodes MSNLAVLEGVLERITYANEENGYTVARVDTGRGGGDLLTVVGSLLGAQPGESLRMEGRWGSHPQYGKQFTVENYTTVLPATIQGIRRYLGSGLIKGIGPRIAERIVDHFGVDTLDIIEQEPKKLIEVPGLGPKRTKLIGAAWEEQKAIKEVMIFLQGVGVSTSIAVRIYKKYEDASISVVKNQPYRLAADVWGIGFLTADRIAQAVGIPHDSRERVKAGLQYALSQSTDQGHCFLPEEQLIADAVKLLQVDTGLVIECLAELAGDEEGVVRERVPAPDGGDALTAVFLVPFHRAEISLAAQLNRLLRTAEDRMPAFQDVAWDKALAWLAERTGAELAPEQEQAVRLALTSKVAVLTGGPGCGKSFTVRSIVELARAKRAKVVLAAPTGRAAKRLAELTGAEASTVHRLLELKPGGDAAYDRDRPLDADLVVVDEASMLDLLLANKLVKAVAPGAHLLLVGDVDQLPSVGAGEVLRDLLADGGPVPSVRLTRIFRQAQQSGVVTNAHRINSGVQPITSGLSDFFLFVEEETEDAGRVTVDVAARRIPARFGLDPRRDVQVLAPMHRGPAGAGTLNGLLQQAITPARPDLPEKRFGGRVFRVGDKVTQIRNNYEKGKNGVFNGTVGVVTSLQLDDERLTVLTDEDEEVPYDFDELDELAHAYAVTIHRSQGSEYPAVVIPVTTGAWMMLQRNLLYTAVTRARKLVVLVGSRKAIGQAVRTVSAGRRFTALDHRLSGG; translated from the coding sequence ATGTCCAATCTGGCAGTGCTCGAAGGTGTCCTCGAGCGGATCACGTACGCCAATGAGGAGAACGGCTACACGGTCGCCCGCGTCGACACCGGCCGCGGCGGCGGCGATCTCCTCACGGTAGTCGGCTCGCTGCTCGGCGCGCAGCCCGGCGAGTCCCTGCGCATGGAGGGCCGTTGGGGCTCTCATCCCCAGTACGGCAAGCAGTTCACGGTGGAGAACTACACCACCGTCCTCCCGGCCACCATCCAGGGCATACGCCGCTATCTCGGCTCCGGCCTGATCAAGGGCATCGGCCCGAGAATCGCCGAGCGCATCGTCGATCACTTCGGCGTCGACACCCTCGACATCATCGAGCAGGAGCCGAAGAAGCTCATCGAGGTCCCCGGACTGGGCCCGAAGCGGACGAAGTTGATCGGTGCCGCCTGGGAGGAGCAGAAGGCCATCAAGGAGGTCATGATCTTCCTCCAGGGTGTCGGCGTCTCGACCTCCATCGCGGTGCGCATCTACAAGAAGTACGAGGACGCCTCGATCTCGGTCGTGAAGAACCAGCCCTACCGCCTGGCCGCCGACGTGTGGGGCATCGGCTTCCTCACGGCCGACAGGATCGCGCAGGCTGTCGGCATCCCGCACGACAGCCGCGAGCGGGTCAAGGCCGGCCTGCAGTACGCCCTGTCGCAGTCCACCGACCAGGGGCACTGCTTCCTGCCCGAGGAGCAGCTGATCGCGGACGCAGTGAAGCTGCTCCAGGTGGACACCGGCCTTGTCATCGAGTGCCTCGCTGAACTCGCGGGCGACGAGGAGGGGGTCGTCCGGGAACGGGTCCCGGCTCCTGACGGCGGCGACGCGCTGACCGCGGTCTTTCTCGTTCCCTTCCACCGCGCCGAGATCTCTCTCGCGGCTCAGCTGAACCGTCTCCTGCGCACCGCCGAGGACCGGATGCCTGCCTTCCAGGACGTCGCATGGGACAAGGCGCTGGCCTGGCTGGCCGAGCGGACGGGCGCGGAGCTGGCCCCCGAGCAGGAGCAGGCGGTCCGTCTGGCGCTCACCAGCAAGGTCGCCGTCCTCACCGGCGGCCCGGGCTGCGGCAAGTCGTTCACGGTCCGCTCCATCGTGGAGCTGGCCCGCGCCAAGAGGGCCAAGGTGGTGCTCGCGGCCCCGACCGGGCGCGCGGCCAAGCGTCTTGCCGAGCTCACCGGAGCCGAGGCCTCCACCGTGCACCGGCTGCTTGAGCTCAAGCCGGGCGGGGACGCGGCGTACGACAGGGACCGGCCCCTGGACGCGGACCTGGTGGTGGTCGACGAGGCGTCGATGCTCGATCTGCTGCTCGCCAACAAGCTGGTCAAGGCGGTCGCCCCGGGCGCGCATCTGCTGCTGGTGGGCGATGTCGACCAACTGCCGAGCGTCGGCGCGGGCGAGGTGCTGCGCGATCTGCTCGCGGACGGCGGCCCGGTGCCCAGCGTCCGGCTGACCCGGATCTTCCGCCAGGCCCAGCAGTCCGGTGTCGTCACCAATGCCCATCGCATCAATTCGGGCGTCCAGCCCATCACTTCGGGGCTCTCGGACTTCTTTCTCTTCGTGGAGGAGGAGACGGAGGACGCGGGCAGGGTCACCGTGGATGTTGCCGCTCGCCGGATCCCTGCCAGATTCGGCCTCGACCCGCGGCGCGATGTGCAGGTCCTCGCTCCGATGCACCGCGGTCCGGCCGGTGCCGGCACGCTCAACGGGCTGCTTCAGCAGGCGATTACTCCCGCGCGGCCGGATCTCCCGGAGAAGCGCTTCGGCGGCCGGGTCTTCCGCGTCGGCGACAAGGTCACCCAGATTCGCAACAATTATGAGAAAGGCAAGAACGGCGTCTTCAACGGCACGGTCGGCGTGGTCACCTCGCTCCAACTGGACGATGAGCGGCTGACGGTGCTGACGGACGAGGACGAGGAGGTTCCGTACGACTTCGACGAGCTGGACGAGCTGGCCCACGCCTATGCCGTGACCATCCACCGCTCGCAGGGCAGTGAATACCCCGCGGTGGTGATCCCGGTCACCACAGGAGCCTGGATGATGCTCCAGCGGAACCTCCTGTACACGGCGGTCACCCGGGCCAGAAAACTCGTCGTGCTGGTCGGCTCCCGTAAGGCGATAGGACAGGCAGTGCGCACCGTTTCCGCAGGCAGACGCTTCACGGCGCTCGACCACCGGCTGAGCGGCGGCTGA
- a CDS encoding MMPL family transporter, with protein MSEVNSPPSLGGWTRFVTARPRLSLLAALVLTALAVFAGSGVAERMGSGGWADPSAESTYATKALEREFPASQPNVLLLVDSGRASVDDPAVAAEGRRLAERLAAEKDVTGVGSYWQTGSPALRAQDGRQALIAARIQGDEKAAAEVLERIAPDFRGAHGPVDVSIGGPVAVQHEMTTIIQDDLLRAEMIALPVTLVLLVMVFGSAIAALLPLGVGIVAILGTNAVLRGITEFADVSVFAQNLTTALGLGLAIDYALFIVRRFREELAAGAEVREAVGITLRTAGRTVLFSALTVAVSLAAMLVFPQYFLRSFAYAGIAVVLLAAGAALILLPAALVLLGHRVNALDLRRLFRRGRAEGAAGEDGDSAQAGAGWGRVAGLVMRRAPLFAFATIAGLVLLGLPFLGVKFGTPDDRQLPSTAESHVVQQQIRDGFPGSPAGGLEVLAEDTESRTTPAEYADYRARIAALPGVLRVDGPVAANGSAFFTVQPKGEAVGREAQHLVHELRDVTAPFETSVTGRAAVLEDSKAAIADRLPLALGIIAVVTLLLVFLLTGSVLIPVQAVVLNALSLTAMFGAVVWVFQDGNLSGLLSFTSTGDIETTLPVLMFCIAFGLSMDYGVFLLSRIKEEYDHTGDHEHAVRFGLQRTGGLITAAAVILAVVMVGIGTSRVTNTKMLGLGIALAVLMDAMVVRSLLVPSVMKLMGASTWWAPGPLRRFHQRFGLSEGEISRAEPQPASPSAPGPTTDSEPKTDSVPKTDSVPKTDSGPETDPDAVRDKVEA; from the coding sequence ATGTCCGAAGTCAACAGCCCGCCCTCTCTCGGGGGATGGACCCGCTTCGTCACCGCGCGCCCCCGGCTCTCGCTGCTCGCCGCCCTCGTCCTCACCGCACTGGCCGTATTCGCCGGCAGCGGAGTCGCCGAGCGCATGGGCAGCGGTGGCTGGGCGGATCCGTCCGCGGAGTCGACGTATGCCACCAAGGCACTGGAGCGGGAGTTCCCCGCCTCCCAGCCGAACGTGCTCCTGCTGGTGGACAGCGGACGGGCAAGCGTGGACGACCCGGCCGTCGCCGCCGAGGGACGGCGGCTGGCGGAGCGGCTGGCCGCCGAGAAGGACGTCACGGGCGTCGGTTCGTACTGGCAGACGGGCTCGCCCGCGCTGCGTGCCCAGGACGGCCGGCAGGCCCTGATCGCAGCCCGCATCCAGGGCGACGAGAAAGCCGCGGCCGAGGTGCTGGAGCGGATAGCGCCCGACTTCCGCGGTGCCCATGGGCCGGTGGACGTCTCCATCGGCGGCCCTGTCGCCGTGCAGCACGAGATGACGACGATCATCCAGGACGACCTGCTTCGGGCCGAGATGATCGCCCTGCCGGTGACGCTGGTGCTGCTGGTGATGGTCTTCGGCAGCGCGATCGCCGCGCTGCTCCCGCTGGGAGTCGGCATCGTCGCCATCCTGGGGACCAATGCCGTACTGCGCGGCATCACCGAGTTCGCCGATGTCTCGGTCTTCGCACAGAACCTGACCACGGCCCTCGGTCTCGGACTCGCCATCGACTACGCCCTGTTCATCGTGCGCAGATTCCGCGAGGAGCTGGCCGCAGGGGCAGAGGTGCGGGAGGCGGTGGGCATCACGCTGCGCACGGCGGGGCGAACGGTTCTGTTCTCCGCGCTGACCGTGGCGGTGTCGCTGGCCGCGATGCTGGTCTTCCCGCAGTATTTCCTGCGGTCGTTCGCCTATGCGGGGATCGCGGTCGTACTGCTGGCGGCGGGCGCCGCGCTGATCCTGCTGCCGGCCGCGCTGGTGCTCCTGGGACATCGGGTCAACGCACTGGACCTGCGCCGCCTCTTTAGGCGGGGGCGCGCCGAGGGCGCTGCCGGTGAGGACGGGGATTCGGCGCAGGCCGGTGCGGGATGGGGGCGGGTTGCGGGCCTGGTGATGCGCCGAGCCCCGCTCTTCGCCTTCGCCACCATCGCGGGTCTGGTGCTGCTCGGACTGCCCTTCCTGGGCGTGAAGTTCGGTACGCCCGACGACCGGCAGCTGCCGTCGACCGCCGAGTCGCATGTGGTCCAGCAGCAGATACGGGACGGCTTCCCCGGCAGCCCTGCCGGGGGTCTCGAAGTCCTCGCCGAGGACACGGAGTCCCGCACGACACCCGCCGAGTACGCCGACTACCGCGCCCGGATCGCTGCCCTGCCGGGTGTACTGCGGGTCGACGGGCCCGTCGCCGCGAACGGTTCGGCCTTCTTCACGGTCCAGCCCAAGGGCGAGGCGGTGGGCCGGGAGGCCCAGCACCTCGTGCACGAACTGCGCGATGTCACGGCCCCGTTCGAGACCTCGGTGACGGGCAGGGCGGCGGTGCTGGAGGACTCCAAGGCAGCCATCGCGGACCGGCTGCCGCTGGCGCTGGGCATCATCGCAGTGGTCACCCTGCTCCTGGTCTTCCTGCTCACCGGCAGCGTGCTGATCCCGGTCCAGGCGGTCGTGCTCAACGCGCTGAGCCTGACAGCGATGTTCGGTGCCGTCGTCTGGGTCTTCCAGGACGGAAACCTCTCCGGACTGCTCTCCTTCACCTCCACCGGGGACATCGAGACGACGCTGCCCGTGCTGATGTTCTGCATCGCCTTCGGGCTCTCCATGGACTATGGCGTCTTCCTGCTCTCCCGTATCAAGGAGGAGTACGACCACACGGGCGACCATGAACACGCGGTGCGGTTCGGCCTTCAGCGCACCGGCGGGTTGATCACCGCGGCAGCCGTCATCCTGGCGGTCGTGATGGTGGGCATCGGCACCTCACGGGTGACCAACACCAAGATGCTCGGTCTCGGAATCGCGCTGGCTGTGCTGATGGACGCCATGGTGGTGCGCAGTCTGCTGGTCCCGTCGGTGATGAAGCTGATGGGTGCCTCGACCTGGTGGGCGCCCGGGCCTCTGCGCCGCTTCCACCAGCGGTTCGGGCTGAGTGAGGGTGAGATATCCCGGGCCGAACCGCAGCCGGCCTCGCCGTCGGCCCCGGGGCCGACGACGGACTCTGAGCCGAAGACGGACTCTGTACCGAAGACGGACTCTGTACCGAAGACGGACTCGGGCCCGGAGACAGACCCCGACGCGGTACGGGACAAGGTCGAGGCCTGA
- a CDS encoding sugar phosphate isomerase/epimerase: MTSSVPSLNRIRVGSAPDSWGVWFPDDPQQVPWQRFLDEVAEAGYEWIELGPYGYLPSDPARLGEETARRGLKVSAGTVFTGLHHGPAVWDETWAHVSDIAALTQAMGGEHLVVIPSFWRDDKTGQVLEDSTLTPAQWRDLTVQTERLGREVRERYGLKIVVHPHADTHIDSEENVSRFLDATDPSLVSLCLDTGHYAYCGGDSVKLIETYGERIGYLHLKQVDPAILAEVIADEVPFGPAVGRGVMCEPPAGVPALEPVLAAAQALDVELFAIVEQDMYPCPPDKPFPIARRTRRFLRSCGA; this comes from the coding sequence ATGACCTCATCCGTCCCCTCCCTGAACCGCATCCGGGTCGGCTCGGCCCCCGACTCCTGGGGAGTGTGGTTCCCCGACGACCCCCAGCAGGTCCCCTGGCAGCGCTTCCTCGACGAGGTTGCCGAGGCCGGTTACGAATGGATCGAGCTCGGCCCGTACGGCTATCTCCCGAGCGACCCCGCCCGCCTCGGCGAGGAAACCGCCCGGCGCGGCCTGAAGGTCTCGGCCGGAACGGTCTTCACCGGCCTGCACCACGGCCCCGCCGTGTGGGACGAGACCTGGGCGCATGTATCGGACATCGCGGCACTGACACAGGCGATGGGCGGGGAGCATCTGGTCGTCATCCCCTCCTTCTGGCGTGACGACAAGACCGGCCAGGTGCTGGAGGACAGCACCCTCACGCCCGCGCAATGGCGCGATCTGACCGTTCAGACCGAGCGGTTGGGCCGCGAAGTGCGTGAGCGCTACGGGCTGAAGATCGTCGTCCACCCGCACGCGGACACACATATCGACAGCGAGGAGAACGTCAGCCGTTTCCTCGACGCCACCGATCCCTCACTGGTCTCGCTCTGTCTGGACACCGGGCACTACGCCTACTGCGGCGGCGACAGCGTCAAACTGATCGAGACCTACGGCGAGCGGATCGGCTACCTCCATCTCAAGCAGGTGGATCCGGCGATCCTGGCCGAAGTGATCGCGGACGAGGTGCCGTTCGGACCGGCCGTCGGCCGCGGTGTGATGTGCGAGCCACCGGCCGGGGTGCCGGCGCTGGAGCCCGTACTGGCCGCGGCCCAGGCGCTGGACGTCGAACTCTTCGCCATCGTCGAGCAGGACATGTACCCCTGCCCGCCCGACAAACCCTTCCCGATCGCGCGGCGGACACGCCGTTTCCTGCGCTCATGTGGCGCCTGA
- the iolC gene encoding 5-dehydro-2-deoxygluconokinase produces the protein MPQPYDVITMGRIGVDLYPLRTGVPLAQVDMFGKFLGGSATNVAVGAARLGRRTAVITRTGQDAFGDYLHQALLEFGVDDRWVTPVAAYPTPVTFCEIFPPDDFPLYFYRQPKAPDLEIHEHELDLAAIREARVFWMTGTGLCAEPSRTATLAALGHRDGSGTTVFDLDWRPMFWKHPDEARPYYAEALAHATVAVGNPEECEIATGEREPYAAARALLAAGVELAVVKQGPKGVLAVHRDGTRAEVPPVPVEVVNGLGAGDAFGGALCHGLLSGWELERIMRYANAAGAIVAARLACSTAMPYAAEVDQVLSGAPVPPSPTPPPSPPALGPVPPGEVPALGPVPPGALS, from the coding sequence ATGCCTCAGCCGTACGACGTGATCACGATGGGACGGATCGGGGTGGACCTCTATCCGCTGCGGACCGGGGTTCCATTGGCGCAGGTCGACATGTTCGGAAAGTTCCTCGGTGGCTCGGCCACGAATGTCGCGGTGGGGGCGGCCAGGCTCGGCCGGCGGACGGCGGTGATCACCCGCACCGGCCAGGACGCCTTCGGGGACTATCTCCACCAGGCGCTGCTGGAGTTCGGTGTCGACGACCGCTGGGTGACGCCGGTGGCCGCCTACCCGACCCCGGTCACCTTCTGCGAGATCTTCCCGCCGGACGACTTTCCCCTCTACTTCTACCGGCAGCCCAAGGCTCCCGACCTCGAGATCCACGAGCACGAGCTGGACCTGGCGGCCATCCGCGAGGCACGCGTGTTCTGGATGACCGGGACCGGTCTGTGCGCGGAGCCGAGCCGTACGGCGACGCTGGCCGCGCTCGGCCACCGGGACGGGTCGGGGACCACCGTCTTCGACCTCGACTGGCGGCCGATGTTCTGGAAGCACCCGGACGAGGCGCGGCCTTACTACGCCGAGGCGCTCGCACACGCCACCGTCGCCGTCGGCAATCCGGAGGAGTGCGAGATCGCCACCGGGGAGCGTGAACCGTATGCCGCGGCCCGCGCGCTGCTGGCGGCCGGGGTCGAGCTCGCCGTGGTCAAGCAGGGACCCAAGGGGGTCCTCGCCGTTCACCGGGACGGTACGCGGGCCGAGGTCCCGCCCGTGCCGGTCGAGGTGGTCAACGGGCTCGGCGCGGGAGACGCGTTCGGCGGGGCCCTGTGCCACGGACTGCTGTCCGGCTGGGAGCTGGAGCGGATCATGCGGTACGCCAATGCCGCCGGAGCGATTGTCGCCGCCCGGCTCGCCTGCTCCACCGCGATGCCGTACGCCGCCGAGGTCGACCAGGTCCTCTCCGGCGCCCCGGTTCCGCCGTCCCCGACCCCACCGCCTTCGCCGCCCGCGCTCGGACCGGTCCCGCCCGGCGAGGTGCCCGCGCTCGGGCCGGTCCCGCCCGGAGCCCTGTCGTGA
- a CDS encoding TetR/AcrR family transcriptional regulator, translated as MPEPTTPEPAATARRAGTTTAEDAPAAKPRRRQARGERRIAQLLDAAASVFCASGYTAASTNAIAREAGVSPGTLYQFFPNKEAIAVELGGRLLERWRESHGAALTAANLDLPLDQLLDAVLDPLFAFNHENPAFAVLVHGPDVPGQITQEFEALHAVLLTRIEEIIASFVPDAPPAELSRIATMTFAVFKAGLDLVLAHEGEERQAYIDEIKKVMFGYLAPMVGLCPAGQRAPKQQGADAAPHSHNTP; from the coding sequence GTGCCGGAGCCCACGACGCCGGAGCCCGCCGCGACCGCCAGGCGGGCCGGGACCACGACCGCCGAGGACGCGCCTGCCGCCAAGCCGCGCCGTCGGCAGGCCCGCGGTGAGCGCCGTATCGCCCAGCTCCTCGACGCCGCGGCCAGCGTCTTCTGCGCCAGCGGCTACACCGCGGCCAGCACCAACGCCATCGCCCGCGAGGCGGGCGTCTCCCCCGGCACGCTCTACCAGTTCTTCCCGAACAAGGAGGCCATCGCCGTCGAACTGGGCGGCCGGCTCCTGGAGCGGTGGCGCGAGTCCCATGGCGCGGCGCTGACCGCCGCCAACCTGGACCTTCCCCTCGACCAGCTGCTGGACGCGGTCCTCGATCCGCTCTTCGCCTTCAATCACGAGAACCCGGCCTTCGCCGTCCTGGTGCACGGCCCGGACGTACCCGGCCAGATCACCCAGGAGTTCGAGGCTCTGCATGCCGTGCTGCTCACGCGGATCGAGGAGATCATCGCAAGCTTCGTCCCCGACGCCCCGCCCGCCGAGCTCTCCCGCATCGCCACCATGACCTTCGCCGTTTTCAAGGCGGGCCTCGATCTGGTCCTCGCCCACGAGGGGGAGGAGCGGCAGGCTTACATCGACGAGATCAAGAAGGTCATGTTCGGCTACCTGGCCCCCATGGTCGGCCTCTGCCCGGCCGGACAGCGGGCCCCGAAGCAGCAGGGCGCGGACGCGGCCCCGCATTCGCATAATACCCCCTAG
- a CDS encoding AlpA family transcriptional regulator: MTDRRLWSYKEIAAHIKVQPDTVRSYRKHGLLPPPDHVEAGKPFWYADTIRVWVANRPGNRGRRA, from the coding sequence ATGACGGACAGAAGACTCTGGTCGTACAAGGAGATCGCCGCGCACATCAAGGTGCAGCCGGACACGGTCCGTTCGTACCGCAAGCACGGGCTTCTCCCGCCGCCCGACCATGTGGAGGCCGGCAAGCCCTTCTGGTACGCGGACACGATCCGCGTCTGGGTCGCCAATCGCCCCGGGAACAGGGGCCGCCGGGCCTGA